AATATTACTAATGGTCAATACCAAACTTTCTCCTTGCAGTTTATTTTAGGTTATCTATTATCTCCTTTGATGTGGCTTCTTGGCGTTTGTAAGGAGGATATTACATTGGTTGGACGTCTGTTAGGAGAGAAGGTGATTATCAATGAATTTATTGGTTATGCAAGTTTGGCTGATCTAAAAGCAGCAGGAGCATTTGCTCAACAAAAATCGATCATTATGGCAACTTATCTTCTATGTGGTTTTGCGAATTTTGGTTCTATAGGAATTCAAATTGGAGGTATTGGAGCTTTGGCTCCTGACAAGCGTGCTTGGTTGTCTGAGTATGGTTTAAGAGCCCTTTTGGCCGGAACTCTTGCTTCATGTTTGTCTGCAACAGTAATTGGAATGATTATGGGATAATGAATCCTATGTAAGTAATATATCGTGTTTATTAAAAAGCCATGATTGCTATTTTTAGCAACCATGGCTTTTTATTTTTTCATGTTATCTAGTAGAAAGGTATCTTTGTTGTCAAAAGAATCACCTTATAAATAGAATGTCTTTATTAATATGAAACAATATCTCGATTTATTGCGCCATGTTTCCAACGATGGAAATCAAAAAGAGGATCGTACAGGAACAGGAACACAGAGTGTTTTTGGTTATCAAATGCGTTTTGATCTACAAAAGGGTTTCCCTTTGTTGACCACGAAAAAACTTCATTTGAAGTCTATTATCCATGAGTTGCTATGGTTTCTTACAGGAGATACCAACATAAAGTACCTCCAAGATAATGGGGTGAGAATATGGAATGAGTGGGCAGATGAATCAGGTAATCTAGGCCCTGTTTATGGAGCACAGTGGCGTTCTTGGAAAGGTTCTGATGGAAAAGTAATAGATCAAATTTCGGAGGTAATTTCTCAAATAAAGACAAATCCTGATTCTCGACGTTTGTTGGTGAATGCATGGAATGTGGCGGAGATCCCCAATATGGCACTTCCTCCTTGTCACATCCTTTTCCAATTCTATGTAAATGATGGAAAATTGTCGTGTCAACTATACCAGAGAAGCGCAGATATCTTTTTAGGTGTACCATTTAATATTGCCTCTTATGCCCTTCTAACGATGATGATGGCGCAAGTGACTGGATTGGAGTGTGGAGATTTTATTCATACATTGGGGGATGCCCATATTTATAATAATCATCAAGAGCAGGTTGCACTACAGTTGCAACGTACTCCTTATGCGTTGCCTCAGATGAAAATCAATCCCGAGGTGACCTCTATATTTGATTTTAAATATGAAGATTTTGAGCTCGTTGATTATCAGGCACACCCTCATATTAAAGGTGTTGTCGCTGTTTAAAAATAAGATGTTATGGCATGTGAAATAGCAATGATTGCAGCGGTGGATCGCGAGATGGGAATAGGGAAATCGAATGATATGCTCTTTTTTATTTCAGAAGACTTGAAGCGCTTTAAATCTCTTACAACAGGATATCCTATTGTAATGGGACGAAAAACATTTGAATCCCTTCCCAAAGGTGCGCTTCCTAATCGTCGTAATGTGGTGATGTCTAGCCAGAAAAATTTGGTGTTGCCTGGAGCAGAAGTGGTTCATTCTATGGAGGAAGCAATCGCATTGCTTTCTGATGAGACTCGTTGTTTTATTATCGGTGGCGGGGTGATATATCGTGAATTTATGCCGATGGCTACCCACCTTTTTATAACCCATATTGAGGATTCGAAAGAGGCCGATACTTTTTTTCCTGTAATTCCGCCTAAAGATTGGAACGCCTGTTCCGAGACTGTTGTGGAAGCCACTGAGAAACATCCTATGTTTCGGTTTGTAGACTATCAAAGAGTATAAAATCTATTCTATATAGTTAAATTGAGAGGGAGTACATGGCGTTGTACTTCCTTTTTTTGTCCCTTTACTTCTTATTATCTTGTTTCTTATCCCTCTTCTCTTTTTTATTACTTATGTAAATAATAAGATTGTCAAAATTATGTTCTTAAATATATGTTATGATACTAAATATCATTACGTATTTTAGCAGTCGAAATCATTGTGTGATAAATATATTAAGACTTTGATCATTTTTGCAGTGGGGAGTGATGTTACCTGTGCGGTATAAGTTTAGTAGGCTTTGTCTTTTTATGACTAATGGTTTGTAATGTCCTTTTAATAGCAAATCTTTATAATTATTATTAATATAATAATCACTATTATTATTAATTTTGAGATTGTTAAGGTGATATATGTATAATTATGAATATCTTAGTGTAGGCACCTTCTCGTGAAATGAAGAGTTTGTTGAGGCTAGGTATTTTCATACGATAAAAAAACACTTTTTAGAAACGTTTAGTGGTGGGTAGGAGTGATGAAGATTCTATAAGGGTTTTTATATGTATTTCTGTCTATGAGGTACCTTCTCTATTTTGAGCATTCGTTTGATGGTATGGATTAAAGGAAAGAACGATTGATGACACAATATATCAAAGAGGGTAAGCTGTTTTTTATGAGACGATTGGCTCATGAAATAAATTGTCGTGGCGATACTTCTCACCCAATCCCTTCTGAATTAAGAGATCTCTCTCTGTATAAATCGATTCGATTTAGGAAATTAAAATCAATAAATAATCAAAATAAACAATTTAAAGCTATGAGTATATTATGGCGTGAGTTTTTTAAATCAAGAGGCATTAGGGGCCGGTGTGGTTTTATTCATACTACTTTCTTGTTTTTGCTTCTATTTGTAATGGGTTTTACAAATAGGTCGTTGGGGCAAGTAATCAATGAAGAAAATGTAGCTACTAATTTTAACTTATTAAAGATTGGGTCTCCTTGTATTACAGGAACTGGTCGAGTTATAAGATTTCAGTTGAGTACAACCGTTGATGGTGCGTCTGAACAAACAAATTCGTATTTTACTGTAGATTTTGGCGACGGAACACCAATCGTACGTTATGATGTAAACTCGACGGTGAATTTAGACCCCAGTGGAGGAAAGACATTTCTTTATTCATATGGCGATAGTTTTACTGGAAATCATACTTATAAAACAAAAGATAAATGCTTTTATGAGGTTGTAACACAGTGGTTTGATGATGTTGGAAATGGTTATAAAGTAACGAAAACAAAGATCGTTATTTGGGATACTGATGATAAAGCACCAGATGGATTGGTTATTGGGGATCAAGAAGGTGATGCCTACAAAGTGGTAAACGATGCTGTATTAGGTGCTCCTGTTTTAAACTTATGTGCTAGTACAACAGGCTATAGTCTTACAAGTAACCCGTTTAAAGATATAAGTGATTGGAATTGTAATTTAAAAGATGATTTTAGTGAATATGAGTTAGGAGATGATGGTAAATACCCTCTAAATAATAATCGACGTCTAGTTATTTGGAGTTATGGAATCAAAGATGATTCAAGTTTGGATTATCTGGATGGTGTCGTTGTATATGATGCTTCTGGACCTCATACTATAACTTCTACTGAATATGTAGAGCCTGAGATCGAATATCCAGATGCTGGAAATAATATTGAAGTAACTCCAGATAAGCTTCCTGGAGTTCAGCGTATAGATATTCCATCTACGACTAATAAGGATGTAGGAAAAGTTTTTAAAATTACTTTAAACGATGAGAATGCATGTGGACTATCGACTTCTCCTGCGATAGCCTATATTAAAATAGTTGGATCTCCAAATCCGGAAGTCGAAGATAAGAAAATTTGTATGCCAGAGAGCAAATCAGTGACAGTTACTTTTACAGATGACTCAGGGTTAACACCAACAGATATAGTGTGGACATTAACCAAACCAGATGGAAGTGCTGAAACTGCCGTGAGTATTGCTTCGGGACAAGGAACAAATACAATCACCATCGATTTATCAAAAGTTGATTTATCCACGACAGGTAAGATTGTGTTTAAGGCGAATGTGCGTGTTGTTGCAGGAGGTGATGTCTGTGATGGTACAGATTATGGTACAATTACCATCTTAAAACAGCCTGACCCTGATTTTAATCTAGGTGGTACTGGAACAACTGTAACAAAAAAAGTTTGTCAAAGTGGAACTTTACAACTTAGTTATGACAAGACGAAACTTTTGCCTGTAGGAGAGAATTTTACATTAACAGCAGATTGGGGTGATGGTGTTTCGGAAGTGATTTATAATGGTACAGGAGGGGCTGGTACTATTACTTTTAATCACACTTATGCGAATACTACGGATGCTGTTCAAACTAGGAATGCTACATTAACAGTCAGTAATGGAACATGCGATAAAACGAGTGATCCTCACACAGTAGTTGTATATCCTAAACCTACTATAAGTGGAGCTGCAGGACCTTTGTGTGCTAAACCAAGTATTACGGAAAGATATACCTGTTCTGCAGACTATGCAGACTTGACTTATCGCTGGGATGTTACCCTTCCTGATGGAACACCTCATTTGGGAGAAGGTCTTAAAAGAACATTAGATTATACTTTTGATCAAAATGGTACTTATAAGCTAAAGGTCACTATCTCCGATGGCGGTTGTTCGCAAGAGTCGGATGAATATGATGTGGTGGTGGATAAATTGGAGGTTTCAAAAAGTTCTTTCACCAAAGATAAGGTGTGTGCAGATAAAGGTACAAAAGAGGCTACTTTTGAATTGGATCTTTCGAAGCCAACGAAAGGTCGTGTGGGTACTACTTATACTGTCGATTGGGGAAGTGGTGGTACTGCTGAGGTTTATGAAGTAGATGCTCCAGGTAATCTAAGGATAAAATATGGCGCTTCGGTTCCTGATTGGAAAATTACCAAAACTTATACTTATACAGGAGATGGTCGTAGCGTAGATGAACGTGATGTTACAGTCACTTTCTCTAATAGTACTGGGTCCTGTAGTAGTACTATTCCATTAAAAGCAAAAATTATTCCTCCGGTAGATGCAGGATTTAACCTTCCTTTGAGTCATTGTAAAGACGAAGAGGTTACTTTTGATAATACTTCAAAAGGAGTTAATTTGTCTTATGAGTGGACTGTGAAAAAAGGAGCAGCTACCATAGGTACAGCTGACAATACCGTAAAGGATCTAGTACATACGTTTGCTACTTCAGGAGATTATCTTGTAGGGTTAGAGGTTACGAGTGATGATGGCTGTCCTGGCGAGACTGTGCCTTTTAAAGATTATGAGGTCGTTGAAATTACTCCAGGATTCCGTTTTGTGAAGAATAGTGGTTACCATATTATCCCGAAAACACAAAAAAGAGTAGATGATATTGAGGTTCAATTAACGAATACTTTGAATTTTAAACCAGGTACCGAATATAAGTTTGATTTTGGAGGCACAAAAGGGATTGTAGCATTACATAATACAGATTTTGATCCTGTTACACATATATATACAGATGTTGATTATACGGGACTAACGACGAATAAGTTTATTTACCCTGTAGAATTAACAGAGTCTAGATTGGGTTGCGTCTATTCTACAACAAGAAATATCTCTATCTATAGTGTCGGGGCTGATTTTATTGTTACTCCCGTTGATGCTTGTTCTGGTGATTATCAGTTACAGGATGATTCAGATATAAGTGACGATTTCAAAGATCCAGGAACTCCTGGAGAACATTTGTTTGTGGTTCGTAATTGGTCGGTGAGTACAGATGGAGGTTTAACTTATACTTCAAAAGGAACGGGAGAGTTATTTTCATTGAACTATGTGAATAATTCAGGAACGGATAAAACTCTTTATGTAAAGTTAGATCTGATTGTAACGATTGATGGAACTACTACGGGTGGTGCAGACTTATCGAAAACTTTTACTGCCATACAGCACTTTGTGGTTCCACCAGCACCTCAGGTGAGTGCAGAAGGAACAGATCATAAAGTTTGTCCAGGAAATAATCTTGAATTGAGACCTTATAATGTTAGTTCATTGGATGCTCCGGATAGTAATGTCGACTGGACGGTTAGTAATTCAGCCTATTCTGTTGATTTGAAATCTTTGGTGAAGCGTAAGTCAATAGATTCATTAAATGCTGATTATCATGTTTTTGTCTTTAATAGTGAACCTGTCGCAGGAACTGTTTATACAGGCAATTTTACTGTCTCTTTTAATATTGAAAATCATCATTCAACATCTGGATGTACGGCAGTAAAAACTTATAATATTGAAGTTTCTGATATAAGTATTGTAGATGAGACGATTTACAGTTGCATTGGGAAGTCAACAACATTTACCCCTACTGTTGGCGGTGGAGGTGATCCTGTTACTCGTTCGCATAAGTGGGAAGTGACTACAGGTAGTTCTTCAGATTTGAATGTAGATGCAAGTATTACTTTAGGAACATCTGATGTCGGTTATGATAATTTTGTATTCGTACCTTCAGTAGCAGGGAACTATGTGATTAAATATACTGCTACGGATGCAGGTGGCTGTGAGAAGTCTCATAATTTTGCACTAGAAGTTTCAGAACAGCCAGATCCAAGTACTAGTGCTATTCAACTAGGTTCTAATAATCTTGTTGAGGTAACAGCAGAGACTCATTATAGAGTATGTGGTAATGGGGTGACATTAGATGGATTACATAAGGGGACTGTTCCTACTGGTGATATGCAAGGAGAGTGGACTTTTTTGAATAAGCCTTCTGGTGCAGGAGATCCTACCATAACAACCTTTTCTGGATTGAATACTTCCAAAGTGAATGTTACGAATTTGGTAGCAGGAGAATATGATTTTACATATACTTTGCGTAATCATGCTTCAGGAGTGGATGCAAGTTCTTTGGCATGTGTGGAGAGTCGGATTGTAAAAGTCAATGTGTATGATCCAATAAGTGTAACAGATGCTACTCTTATTCATAATGTAAAACAAGATCATGCATTGTCTTCAGGTGTTGCTTTAAGCCCAGAGATTAATGTAACAGGAGGGTCCGGAACTTATAACTTTGCATGGACATTAGTGGGCAGCACTGCTGGGCCTATTGTTTGGAATTCAACAGATCAGAATCCAACATACAGTACGAATGATGTAGATACTTATACCTTCACCGTAACTGTCACAGACCAAGAGGATGGAGTTTGTGTGGCGACGAAGGATATTACCATGAGTGTGCTGGAGAATGTCAGTGCTGAGGCTGTTGCTCCAGATGCCTCTACAGCCGAAGGAAGTTCTGTTCAGCCGAATACTGGACACTCACCTTCTACTCCTATCTATATCGTTAGTGGAAAGAAAATAGTATTGAATGGAAGTAATAGGTATCCATTAGGAACACAACCTGATGATTCAGCTTCTGACAATATTACTGGAGAGTGGAGTGTGACGAATAAAGATGGCGTTGTGAAGACTTCTGTTTTTAATTGGCGAAAAACAGATGGATCTCCTTCTAATAATTTCGCTCAAGAAGTGGAAGTAGAAGCGGATGCCTATGGAGAGTATACTTTTGTTTATACGATAAAGAATACGAGTGATCCAAGTGTTCCTATAGAGAGTAGAGTCGAAGTGAAAGTTACATTTGTTCGCCCTATCAGAGTTACTATTGGAGGACCTTTAACTATTTGTCCAGTTGGTACAGAGGATGTTGGTGGTGGAGTAACAGTGAAATACGGAACGGATGGTACTTCTTCTTCTTATGTGTATACAATTACGAAAGATGGAGATCCTTCGGGAGATTATAGTGGACTCTTAATAGAAGATGACGACCCAGTTGCTGGTGTTATTGGAATTACAACACCAAAAATAGAATTTGATGCTGAAAATGCGACAGCGGGTATTTATAATGTAAGATTGACAGTAAAAGATCCTTTTAATGGATTGAGTAGTCATTCAAAAGTTCGAAAAGTGACTGTAACTCCTGCTCTAGATCCCCAGGTAGCTGTAACAAGTTTTGTACCGACAAGTTTTGGAGTCGCTGGAACAGTACAAAAAGCGAATATTTTTGATGTGAGCTCTCCAGAATATTATATTGTAGGAAGAGAACTTACACTGGAAGGTACTGATGGAGGTATTGCATTGACAGGTTCTGTAAGTGGCCGTTGGGAGAAATATAACGGAGCTTCATGGGATCTAATAACAAATAATAGTACTCTTAACTTTGTTTCAACAGGGGAGACTTCTACTAGTCCAAAACCTCCTTATGGTTTAATGACGATACGTTGGAATCTTGGGAATGGCATTTGCTATAATGATATGGGGATGAGGTTACATTTCATTGAGCCTATCCAGATTGAAAGTATCGATCCAAAATATTTCTGTCACGGTGCTGCTAATTACTCTTTGCTAAATAAAGTAAAAGTGTCTGGAGGAAGTGCAGAAGGAGTATCTTATCAGTGGAATGTATCGGATGGTGCTAAAGATGTTACTTTGTTAACATTGAGTAATAGTACTGCTTTATCTCCTGAGATATTGGTTAAAACGATGGCTGTTGGTGATTATACCTTTACTTTATTGGTGACAGACAATCATGGAAATATCCAGAGTAAATCGATGACTTTTGAAGTCCATATTTTGGAGAATCCTGTAGCGGATGTTGCTTTTCCTGGATTAACTGATGGGACGAAAAATGTGATTCTTAATGGATCAGCATATAAAGTGATCACATCAGATGCTTCTATTGACCTTACAGGATTAAATACTGCCACTTCAGGAAAAGATCCTGATGCTAACCCTGATTTAAAAGGAGAGTGGGTCATGTTGGCAGGACCAGATGCGGATACTGGAGATAGCTGGTATTCTAACAGTAAGGTTGAGACATATACTCCAAAAACAGCTGGAGTATATAGCTTTCAATGGAGTTTAACAAACATTACTCCTACAGGAGTTGAGATGTGTGAAAGTAGCAAACTTGTGGAGGTAGAGTTTTTAGCTGGTCTAAGTGTGACCCCACAAGGAGAACAGGCTTTATGTAAAAATGGCGGAGCTTCTATTGATCTAAAAGACCTATTGTTGCCAACTGGCGGCTCTGGATCTTATACAAACTACAGATGGACTGCAGAAAAGCGTGACTTAGATGACGATGCGGGAAGTAAGGTAAATGCAACACCTTCAATTATCGATTCAAATAGTCCTGATGCTGTTTTACCACTAACTCAAGAAGGGATATACTATATCTCTTTAGAAGTAGATGATGCGAAAGGTGTAGGAACCGTTACTGCAACACAGAGGATGGTGATCATTCCAACAGAAGATGCAAATGCTGGTGTGGACCAACAAACATGTGGAGAGAGTGTCGATCTTAATGCGAATGCAGTCACTCCAATTGATGGATTAACAAGAGAAGGAACTTGGACTGTGAGCCCAGCTTCTACTAAAGTGATGTTTATGCCTACAAGTGTAGGTTATACGGATGGTACTCATGACCCAAAAGCTAAGTTTGTAAGTATTTTGGGAACACGAGGTCGTTTTACATTGACTTGGACAATAAACTCTGAAAAGGGAGAATCATGTCCTATTTCAGATCAGATGGTGGTGGACTTTGTTCCTCCAATTACAATTGGACAATTTTTCGATGGAAGAACTAGTGATGCGATTGTATGTGCAGGGGAAGATATCTTTGTACATCCTGTCGTTGCTGGAGGTTCAGAAGATAAGGCTGGTGGGAATATTGATAATTATACCTATAGTTGGACCACGACTGGTTCCTATGATATTACCTCCTTCTTAAGAGATCCTGCTACGTTTGATGCATCAGATCCTACGACGGATGTTGCAGTGAAAAACAAGCGTAATTTAATATTGAAGACAGCAAAAGCTCACCCTGGAGATTACACTTTAACTCTTGAGGTTTCTGACCCAGTGAGTGGATATTGTGTGACGACAAGAGAATTTGATATTAAAATTAAGGAGACTCCTGTAGCTGAAGCTGTGGTTAAGACAGGAGTAAGTTTTGAGTATGTCAAAGATCAAGGACGTGATCGTTATTATACTTGTCGTAAAACAGTTGAACTATTAGGTTCGAATGTTGGAATGACATATGATGAACATGGTGTTCAAGTAGCAGGTACTGCGGTGGGCCATGTTGGTATCAAAGGGGAATGGTCTAAAGTTGGTGGCCCTGGTGTGATAACCTTTGCAAAAGCAGATGGTAAAGAAGGCCATGAAGATCCGAATGCACAGGCGATTTTTAGTGAAGCAGGAGAGTACACAATCCAATGGTTGGTATATAATGAAACCAAAGGATTGTGCGAGAGTACGAAGGTAATTGTCGTGGATGTAAAAGAGCCAATCACTGTTACGTTTAAAGATTCTCCAATTTATGTGTGTCAGGATGATGCTGCTTTTGATATCACACCAACTTTCTCAGGAGGTAGTGGTTCTGGATATACAGATTTTGTATGGACAATTGCAACAGTTGTAGATGGTGCTGCAACGACTGGTACATATCATTTTGATCCTACTGGTAAATCGCCAGGTGTATACACTCTAGGTGTAACTGCGAACGATAAAGAAGGGGATGTTTGTCAAGGAACTGGTGATGTTGATGTGATCATTGTGAAAAAACCTACTCCTAATATAAAAAAGGGTGTAGTGGAATTTTGTGGTACGAGTGGTTCTTTGTCAGCAGATGCCTTAATGAAGGAGACACCAACGGATAAAGAACAAGGAAGATGGCGTCTGAAACCAGATGGAACTTCAGATGGAACAGTTACTTTTACACCTGCATCAAGTAATAATACGGATTTCATCGTTTCGAATAAAGGTCACTATATCTTTGAATGGGTTGTGGATCACATTTATAAGAATGTTGCAGGAGTAGAAGTTCATCGTTGTACAGCTGTGGATGAGATTGAGATTGATGTAAGGATCACTCCAGTGGTCACTATTGAGGCTCCTGACCACCCTGAATGTGATAAAGATATAGATCCTATTCTTAATATTGAAGGAGATTATCAATCAGTTTTTTGGGAATTGGTTAGCGGTCCTAAGATTACTTCTACTGCTAATTTCTCTGACAATACGGTTCTAAAGCCAACGGTGACAGTAAATGATTATGGTAAATATGTGTTTAGAGCAACTGTATCCAATGGAGCTTGTTCTGATCAAGTGGTAGAGATGGAGTATACGTTTGCTTCGCAACCAGTAGCAGGATTTGACATCACTTCTGATTTAGAGGGATGTTCTCCTTTGAGTGTTACTGTGAATAATAGTACAACTGGGGATGCTTTGACAGATTATGCATACCAATGGAAAGAGGTCGATCCTTCTGATCCAACAGATGCAACGGTTCTTTCGTATGATAAAGATCCAGGAAGTGCTTTCACTATCCGCAATATGAGTAACCTTGTAAAAGATCGCAATATTGTTTTGACAGTAACCAATGGTTTCTGTTCTAGTACAGCAGGGCCTAAGCCTGTGAAGGTACACCCAATGCCTCAAGTGGATTTTAACTATACATCGGATAGTGGATGTAGTCCTGTGGTTGCAGAGATGGAAAACAAAACGTTGTTCGCTGATAGCTATGAGTGGGATTTTGATGAAGATGGAACATGGGATGATACAAGCGAGAATCCAACACATACCTTTACCAATTCAGACTTTACGAAGTTTAATTTTAAGATTAAATTGAGAGCGACCAAGACAACCAATGATGCTTTTGGAACTCCTTATGCATGTCCAAGTACAATGGAGAAGATTATCTCTGTGTCGCCTAAACCAGACTTTAAGTTAGAAAGCGATGCTGCAGCTAGTGGGGTTTGCTCTCCAGAAGAGGTGAACTTTACTGCTACGGTTGGTGCGATTGATTATGTTTGGAACTATGGAGATGGATCTTCACCAACAACCACACACTATGTGGCGATGCAAGATCATGAGTTTACTTATCCAGCAAGTTCAGACCCTGTAACCGATCCATTTGTTACATATAAAGTAAAAGTAGATGCAACATTCCCTGGAGGCTGTCCTTCTACTGGTGAAGTAGATGTGAAGGTATATCCTGAGATGATCTCTAATTTTACCCCAAGTAAAACAGAGGTTTGTTCGGGTGAAGAAATGACTTTTACTAATAATGCGGCTCCTGGAGCGAAAAAGTATATTTGGAACTTCAATGGGGATATTGTTGAGCAAACCACTTTTGAACCAACGATAGATCACACTTTTAATATTGTTGGATATGGAATGATTCCAATGAATGTATCGTTAACAGTGGAGAATGATCTATGTACCGAAACATCATCTCAAGTGATTATGGTGAAACCAAAAGCAAAAGCTGACTTTGATTTCTTGGCAGGTAAAGATTCTTTCTGTTCAGGAGAACAGGTCGTTTTTGTGAATAAATCTGTTGGAGGGAAGACCTT
The Prolixibacteraceae bacterium DNA segment above includes these coding regions:
- a CDS encoding thymidylate synthase; the encoded protein is MKQYLDLLRHVSNDGNQKEDRTGTGTQSVFGYQMRFDLQKGFPLLTTKKLHLKSIIHELLWFLTGDTNIKYLQDNGVRIWNEWADESGNLGPVYGAQWRSWKGSDGKVIDQISEVISQIKTNPDSRRLLVNAWNVAEIPNMALPPCHILFQFYVNDGKLSCQLYQRSADIFLGVPFNIASYALLTMMMAQVTGLECGDFIHTLGDAHIYNNHQEQVALQLQRTPYALPQMKINPEVTSIFDFKYEDFELVDYQAHPHIKGVVAV
- a CDS encoding dihydrofolate reductase codes for the protein MACEIAMIAAVDREMGIGKSNDMLFFISEDLKRFKSLTTGYPIVMGRKTFESLPKGALPNRRNVVMSSQKNLVLPGAEVVHSMEEAIALLSDETRCFIIGGGVIYREFMPMATHLFITHIEDSKEADTFFPVIPPKDWNACSETVVEATEKHPMFRFVDYQRV